AGCCGGGCCGGCATCGCACCCAGCACACCCGGCTTACGGCCGCCCTTGGTGAAGCCGTCACCCGGCTCCATGATCAGGACGACACCGGTGAAGCTGGAGTCGAAGTCCTCCATCGGCACGAACCGGCGGCCCTTGCCGGGATCGTTGATGTAGACCCCGCGGCGGCCGAAACGGCGGCCCATGCCGTCGTAGACGACGTAGTGGTTGAACTCCCAGAAGAGGACCGCCGGTGCCTTCACCTCGGCGAGGGCGGCCGTGTCCATCTGCATGCCCTTGGCGGTCAGACCGTAACTGCGGGCCGCCTTCAGCAGGTTGCTGGCACGCGAGCCGTCCCGCGAGACACCGCACGCGATGCGCAGCTCCTCCAGTGGGACGTGCTTGCCGAAATGGCCCAGCACCATCGCGAGGGAGGCGGCGCCGCACTCCACGGCCTCCATCTGGAGCACGGTGGGCGTGCGGACGGTCTTGCCCCTGCCCTTGGGGACCGGGCGTTTGGGCGGGGCGGACCGGCGGCGGCCGCGGGTCTCCTGTGCGGTGCTCACGGCAGCAGCCAATCGACGGGACGCTGGTCGGCGAGGCGGATGGAACCCTGGGCCACGGTCATGGAGGTGAGGGAGAACGGCGGCCCGTCCGCGGACGACCACCGGTAGCCGCTCTTCGTGCCGGACGCCTTGTCCAGCTTCACCGTGACGGCCACCGGCCTGCCGTCCTTGGTGAACTGCTCGCCGAGCTGGCTGTCCCCGAGGAACGCGGAGATCTGCTGGGCCGACTGCGCCGAACGGTCCACCGACTTCACATGGCCGCGCAGCACGCCGTACTCCTGGGTGGGCACGGACGACACCGTCAGGTCCACGGCGGCGTTCGCGGGGATCGAGGCGGCGTTCTCGGCCGGGACGTACACGGTGGCGTACAGCGGATCGGAGGTGTGCGCGACTTTCTCCACGGCGGCCACGTTCGCGCCGGTCTGGATGATCTGGCCGATCGTGGCGGCGAGCGCGGTGACGCGGCCGGCGGCGACCGAGCGGACGACGGTGTCGCCCTCGGCGGTACGCACCTTCAGTACCGGGGAGTTGGCGGGCAGCCGCTCGCCCTGCTTCGCGAGCACGGCGGTGACCTGGCCCGCGACCGGGCTCTGGAGGATGTAACTGCCCTGTCCGTGGGTGAGGATGGCGGGCGCGCCCACGGTGGAGGCGACCGAACCGGTCACCGCCCACACCGACGCGGTGGCCATCACGACCACGGTCACGGAGAGCGCGAGCCAGCCCTGGGGGCGGGCGAAACGCACCGGAAGATCGAGCTCCTCCGGCGACTGGAGCTTGGCGAGGGCCTGTTGGCGGAACTGCACGGAACTTTCCCTCACCTGAAAACGAGGAAGGACCGACTGCTGGCAGCCGGTTGGTTCATGACGTCCGAGAGTCCCGGAGCCGGGAATCGGCTCCGGGACTCAGGGCACAAGGTGCGATCAGAGACCGGCGACCAGGTTCGTGACCGGGGCCACGGAGAGGCCGGTGACACCCTCGACGGTGCCGACGGCCGTGTCGACCAGGCCGGAGACCGGGGCGATGCCGTCCACCAGGCCGGTGACGGTGCCGAGGGCGTTCAGCTGGAGGCCACCGGAGACGTTGTCGAGCTCCGCGTCGGAGATCTCGACGGTCTCAACCTGGGGGGTGGAGTTCATGGTGGAACTTCCCTTCATATGGATATTCACAAGGGGGGAGCGGACCCCTGGCAGGGGCGGCCGCGTGCCGCAGACGCCGGGCACCCGTTTCCGGGAGCCCTTCGCGGCTGCCGCGGTGCGATGGATAAAAGCACGCGGCGGGCACGGGCTTCCAATCAACCAACCGCCTCACCTGGGCACTTGAGTCCCAGAGGTACCGAAGCGTGCAGGCGTGCGCACGTCTCGCCGCCGAGTTCTTCACACCCGGCACGCCTTCGGTTCACACGAGGGCTTGCGGCCGGGGAGGCGAATCCGACACTCCCGCCCCAATGACGTACGCGGCGGAGCGCGCTTGTGCAGATCCGCCGCGCACGGTGACTTGGTTGAGTATTGGATGTGCAGATTCGCTGAAGCCGGGATTCCGGGGGAACTTCGAAACGGACCGTTGCTGATCGATCGCGGACCGTGTCGGTCCGGTTGTCAGCCGAGAAGGGCGTAGACCGTGCTCGCGCGGGCCGCGAGTTGACCTGACTCCGCGTCGGTCATCGTGATGTCGGCGAATGCCATGCGCCGGCCCAGCTTGGTGATCACCGCCTGGATCAGGACATCCGAACCGGACACCGCGCGCTGGAACGAGGTCGACTGCTGCACGGTCGTCATCGGTCCGTAGGCGCCACGCGCCGCCGACACGGCGATCACCGTGGCCGTGTCCGCGGCGGCCATCAGCGCCTGGCCCGACAGCGCCCCGCCCTCCCGCGACAGACGGTCCGACCAGGGAAGTCGCAGAGTCGCCCGGTCCTCGCCCAGGGACTCGACGGCCAGGCCCAGATCGAGCACCCAAGGAGCGAAGTTGGCGGAGAGGATCTTGTCGGCTTCGGCGGTGGTCATCGTCATATGGGGGATTGTTCCCGCTCCCCGGCCGCCGGACGCGGAGCCCGGCCGATCCCGTGGCCGATTCGGTACTGCAAAGGGACTGCCAACAAACGGAATTGAACGCCCCAGGTGCCTCCTGCGTACCCACTGCCATCCAGGCGCCCCGAACAGCTGCCGACGAACGGTGGCACTGACCCCGTCCTTCAGGAGGTCGAGAAGTTTGAGTCACAAGCGAATCCCCAAGCGCAAGGCCGCGATCGCGGCAGGCGGCGTGGTGGCGCTCGGAGCGGCCGCGATTCTCCTGCCCAACGCGAACGCGTCCCAGGACGGCTCGTCGTCGAACGGAGCCGCGGCCGCCCCGAAGACCCTCAAGGCGTCGGACGCCCCGGATCTCGCCTCACAGCTCCAGGAACTGCTCGGCGACGCCTTCGCCGGTTCGTACTACGACACGGACCAGCAGCAGCTCGTCGTGAACGTCATCTCGGGCGACAACAACAACGTGGTCGTCCAGGCCAAGAAGGCCGGCGCGAAGATACGCGAGGTCGACAACAGCCTCACCGAACTCGCCGCGGGCGCCGCGACGCTGAAGGCAGACGCGACCATCCCGGGCACCTCCTGGGCCGTCGACCCCAGGACGAACAAGATCCTGGTCACCGCCGACAGCACGGTCACCGGCGCCAAGTGGGACCAGCTGGAGTCGACGGTCGACACCCTCGGCGCGGGCATGGCGACCA
This DNA window, taken from Streptomyces sp. NBC_00663, encodes the following:
- a CDS encoding HlyD family efflux transporter periplasmic adaptor subunit, translating into MQFRQQALAKLQSPEELDLPVRFARPQGWLALSVTVVVMATASVWAVTGSVASTVGAPAILTHGQGSYILQSPVAGQVTAVLAKQGERLPANSPVLKVRTAEGDTVVRSVAAGRVTALAATIGQIIQTGANVAAVEKVAHTSDPLYATVYVPAENAASIPANAAVDLTVSSVPTQEYGVLRGHVKSVDRSAQSAQQISAFLGDSQLGEQFTKDGRPVAVTVKLDKASGTKSGYRWSSADGPPFSLTSMTVAQGSIRLADQRPVDWLLP
- a CDS encoding PaaI family thioesterase produces the protein MTMTTAEADKILSANFAPWVLDLGLAVESLGEDRATLRLPWSDRLSREGGALSGQALMAAADTATVIAVSAARGAYGPMTTVQQSTSFQRAVSGSDVLIQAVITKLGRRMAFADITMTDAESGQLAARASTVYALLG